The Coccinella septempunctata chromosome 9, icCocSept1.1, whole genome shotgun sequence genomic interval TGGGGGAATCAAAGATGTTTCTTTTAAACTGAAGGTCTTCATTTTTGCTGCAGGTTATCATCGTAACTAAGTCCTCTCAGTGGCGTGTTCATGAGTATTTGGCCAGTCGTTCTTCACAGAAAATCGTCAACCTCCTTGTCATCTCAAAATCGGAAATGGTTGTCAGAGTAGGCGAGGTGGGTATTACTTTCATAGTGGCAAGAAAGGGGACGCTCTGGAGGAGAAACATAAGAAAAATGATTCGAAAATTCAAGGGTTACTACTCTCATTATTTTCAGCAAACTCCATATGTTCTCTACACTCACAAGTTATACATTGACGCCATAGCGTCCAGTAGACACACTGTGCTCACTTCGTGGAGGAATGGAAGATACACTAGACCTGACCTGAACCTGTTTCCTAAGAAAATGGCAGAAGGTTTTGCTGGTCATAGGTTCATCATATCTTTAGCACACTTTCCTCCGTTTGTTATAAAAAGGTGAGTCATCAATTCTCCTTTATCATTTGTTAAACCCAAGGATGTTCGATTAAAGACTGGATAAGACACTGGTTACTGCAGGGAAAAGGGAAGGTTCATATGATTTTGTTTGTAGAGGAATCGATTCAAACGAAAACATAATATGGGATGGACTTGAGGTGAAAATTGTGAAACTTCTAGCAAGGACCTATAACTTCACAGTTGATTTTGTGGAAGCACCAGAGATGGATGATTTGGGGTGAGTATTTAGTTCTCAAATGGACCAATTACTTGATTTCCACAGAATTTAATTGACCATTGTTGAAACAATACAAACATTACGAAACCGTTGGTCCCATTGGATGAATACGAGTGAACTTCGCCTCTTTAAATAGTCAAACTACAAATATATGTGATGGGATGAAAATCCTCACTTTCAGTTCAGAAGATGCAGTCATCAAATCGATCAGTGAAGGTAGGGGTAATCTGGGTTTATCTGGAATCTTCATATCCAATGAAATTACGGAGAAAGTAGACATTTCCAACATGTTTTATCAGGACTGCGCTGCCTTCATGACCCTAACCTCAACAGCACTTCCAAGGTGAGTCAAAAGTGCTCCTCAACGTTAAAAAATTGAGAGAGAGAAACAGAAAGAAATCTCTGTTGTTGTTGCAGATACAGGGCTATAATGGGTCCATTTCACTGGACGGTGTGGTTGAGTGTAACCTTCATCTACCTCTTCGCCATTTTTCCCTTAACTTTTTCCTACAAGCACACGCTAAAACCGCTCCTGAGGAATCCACAGGAAATGGAAAATATGTTCTGGTATGTTTTTGGCACTTTCACCAACGCTTTCACGTTCAGCGAAGGTGATTCATGGACCAATTCGGACAAAATGGCCACGAGGGTTTTCATAGGCAAGTGGACCAAACTCTTGTGTGGTTGATCATATGAAGAAGGTAAAATTCATTGTTGATTTTAGGATTCTACTGGATCTTCACCATAATTATATCTGCATGTTACACAGGATCTATTATAGCTTTCGTAACGTTACCAGTTTATCCAGAGACAATAGACAAGGTGTCACAGCTCCAAAGAGGCAGATACCAGATCGGGATGCTGGGTAAATACAAAGATTCACTTCTTGGGTAGGCATTGTCATGGGTCTTTTTCCAGATAAGTCAGGATGGGTCGACCGTTTCGCCAATTCCAGCGAACCCATGGTGGAAAAACTGATGAGCAAGGTGGACTTGGTGCAAACTGTCGAAGAAGGAATAAAAAACACCACAGAAGCCTTCTTCTGGCCCTACGCCTTCCTAGGCTCTAGGGCTAATCTGGACTATATCATACGCACCCAGTTTGTCTCAGCGTAAGTCTACCACAACTTGTTTGCCTTTAATTTCACGAGATGTTCCAGAAAGAAGAGAGCTGCTTTGCACATAAGCAACGAGTGCCTGGTGACCTACGGAACAGCCATAACTTATCCCAAAAATTCCGAGTACGTCACTGTCCTGAATGCAGGTTTGGATCGGGTGGTTCAAGGGGGCTTTGTCAACAAGATAGAGAGCGATGTGGAGTGGTTGATGATGAGATCTTCTTCTGGGAAGTTACTGGAGGTTTGTGGACCACTGTACACTAATTTTAGACACCAGAAGTGTCTAACTCTTCGTGATTTTCACAGCCTATTAGGCATAACTGGTTTTGGAcactcgtcaagaccgaacagttgcacaGAGGTCAATGAAATCTCTAGATTAGAGTGACTGTTTCAGAATATGTTCTGAGAGATTTATTTGCAGGCTAACAAAGGCAAAACAAACCCTCTGATCGTCGAGGACCGAGCACTGACCCTTGAGGACACCCAGGGCATGTTCCTACTCCTCGGAATTGGTTTCGTCTTGGCAGGCACCTGTCTATTCTTCGAAATATTCGGAGGCTGTTTCGATGTGTGCAAGAGGAACGAACGTAGCAGAAGACGCAGCAGCATACCTAGCAACCCACGATCTTGTACCTGCTTGACTCCAGAACCACGCGTTGACTCCACAAGAATAGTGTCAACGTTGAATTTTTACACCGTGGATATGTctaagaaaatttacgatcgaAGCCTTGGGAATGGACAATCGGCAGAAAGTACGGACTTGTCGGAAGCGACACCAAGATCTGAGGAAGTTGACGACGATTTGAAGGATGATCTGtcaaaaattgatgagaaaatagacAGACTGTTCGATTTTGAGGAGTACTTCGGGGAGAGGAATACCAACGAACTGAATTTCGAGGAAAGATATCTAGAATGAATTTATTTGTTGATAAATTACAGTTTCATTGTCATTTAGATTCGTACTGAAATATAAGTAATGTTAGCTAAATTCTTGTGTTCAGCTTTTAGAAGCAAATTCTACCCTCCAACGTGAAAGCGTGAGACACACGCGCATGCCAATTCTAGCCACGCACGTTAAAGCGTGCGACACACACGCATGCTAATTCTACCCGCGCAGAATTTGCATGCGCGTGTGTCTCGCGCTTTCACGTGAGCGGATTCACTCAAGAATcagtcaagaccgaacggttgcgcccagatggatgaaattctcagatttattactagaagagttgctctttcagaatatgtatcacatttagatctacgataattttccttgaagattaattcctctaaagacgatctgcgaaaaattcacaaaaagttgggttcagttaagatttcctcaagaccaaacggttattccgagatggatgaagttctcagatttattacttgcagagttgctctttcagaatatgtatcacgtttagatctacgacaattttccttgaagattaattcctctgaagacgatctgcgaaaaattcccaaaaagttaggttcagttaaaacttcctcaagaccaaacggttgtgccgagatggatgaaattctcagatttattactagaagagttgctctttcagaatatgtatcacgtttagatctatgatagttttcctggaagattaattcctctaaagacgatctgtgaaaaattcccaaaaagttgggttcagttaaaacttcctcaagaccgaacggttattccgagatggatgaaattctcagattcattactagaagagttgctctttcagaatatgtatcacgtttagatctacgataattttccttgaagattaattcctctaaagacgatctgtgaaaaattcccaaaaagttaggttcagttaaaacttcctcaagaccaaacggttgtgccgagatggatgaaattctcagatttattactagaagagttgctctttcagaatatgtatcacgtttagatctatgatagttttcctggaagattaattcctctaaagacgatctgtgaaaaattcccaaaaagttaggttcagttaaaacttcctcaagaccaaacggttgtgccgagatggatgaaattctcagatttattactagaagagttgctctttcagaatatgtatcacgtttagatctatgatagttttcctggaagattaattcctctaaagacgatctgtgaaaaattcccaaaaagttgggttcagttaaaacttcctcaagaccgaacggttattccgagatggatgaaattctcagattcattactagaagagttgctctttcagaatatgtatcacgtttagatctacgataattttccttgaagattaattcctctaaagacgatctgcgaaaaatccccaaaatgttggttcagttaaaacttcctcaagaccgaacggttattcCGAGATGGATTAAAAtttgagatttatcactagaaaggttgctttttcagagtatgtatcacgttaaaatctactatgatttttctgttAGATACAAcctaactcgaaagttgaataatggaaaaaaaaaaattcgattttgtcgtaaacagtgttggatatctcaaagttttgtatgaaaatataggtttttgaaattttccaaatgaGATCAAGATCACGTATAGAAAATATGAACCACAAGAATCGGGAACAATTGAAATTTAATTCGCAAATAAATTGGTATGTACGAGTATCAAAGCTACTGCAGTAGGTAGGTAACTGCGTCATTCATTTACACGGAATTATGTatataaagttattattatgtTTGCCTAGAAAGTAGCTGGAGATTAACCCAACATTTGGCATATAGATCACGTTTATTGTTATCTCTAGGTCGATCAAGGTCCTCAaactgtttgttttttttttttcagaaaagagAATTCGAAAAAAGGGAACTTAGAAAACCCGAAAATCCCTACTATGACGTCGAAATCGGATTAGAAAAAAGTAAAACTGATTTCCCCACTCAGAAAAGCACCTGGGAAAACGACACTATTTTATAACAATTAGTTAACGTTCACACCCCCTTTATATCTAATGCCACTTTATTCACTCAGATTCAACTGGTATTAAATAGAAAAAACATTTCGACTAATGCCATCCCGACTAGGTTTtcccagaattttttttttgccaaGTTTCGCAACAATATCAAATTAATAATAAGACGCGAAAACAAATATTTGATTGTTTGTCGAGGATCAGTCGAGACAATCAGCATCTTTGAATTTTGATATTGCTATTTATTTATCTGGTAGCCGTTTGGCCATTATTGCAGTGAAAAATGGTGAAGTGAACATTCATAAAATGATATTGGTTTGGATTACATTACTCAGCTACTTGGTAAGTCGAATTTTTTTTATCGCATATTTCTCCATCGAGAAGAGTCTGAGTATAAGATAGTTAGAACAAATTCAGAATGTATCGAATCAAATTAATTATTCATCAGAATTTCGAGTTTCAATCGAAGGGCATCACTCAAAATGAAACTAGCGACGAAAACTGtgggaaaatattattttccagaatgaaaatttcaggaaaaattcaAAGTTTCGAGAACCTGAAAGATACAAATTTGTATATTATCTGAGAACTACCGAAAGAAATCATTCCCTCTCCGTCATTCCAGATACAAATATGCTACGGTTCCGTATTGATCGATTGCAACAACAAAGGATTCATTTGCTACGACAGAACAAGATTCTATCAGTGCGTAGAGATTGGAAATTCCACTTTCGTGATTGGTAGTCCACAGGAATGTCCACCCGGATTAATTTGTGACGATCTGTCGGATTTGGAGTGTGATGAACCAGAAAATATACCGACAACTAAAAGAGTAACCACGAGAACAACACAGACAACTCCTGGTACGACAACATCCGGATGGACCAATGGAACAAGTGCACCTACTTCGgactcaacaaggagatctacctcgagagagacaacagaaacagaacctacatcgaccccagaaaaaatttcgacaagtaccacgaattccaaaacttcagagtccgaaacaagtgcaggaacatcaactatagcacctacttcggcctcaacaaggaaatctacctcgagagagacgACAGAAACGGAACCtgcatcgaccccagaagatatttcgacaagtaccacgaattccgaaacttcagagtccgaaacaagtgcagaaACATcaactatagcacctacttcggcctcaacaaggagatctacctcgagagagacaacagaaacggaagctacatcgaccccagaagaaatttcgacaagtaccacgaattccgaaacttcagagtccgaaacaagtgcaggaacatccactatagcacctacttcggcctcaacaaggagatctacctcgagagagacaacagaaacggaagctacatcgaccccagaagaaatttcgacaagtaccacgaattccgaaacttcagagtccgaaacaagtgcaggaacatcaactatagcacctacttcggcctcaacaaggagatctacctcgagagagacgACAGAAACGGAACCtgcatcgaccccagaagaaatttcgacaagtaccacgaattccgaaacttcagagtccgaaacaagtgcagaaACATcaactatagcacctacttcggcctcaacaaggagatctacctcgagagagacaacagaaacggaagctacatcgaccccagaagaaatttcgacaagtaccacgaattccgaaacttcagagtccgaaacaagtgcaggaacatcaactatagcacctacttcggcctcaacaaggaaatctacctcgagagagacgACAGAAACGGAACCtgcatcgaccccagaagatatttcgacaagtaccacgaattccgaaacttcagagtccgaaacaagtgcagaaACATcaactatagcacctacttcggcctcaacaaggagatctacctcgagagagacaacagaaacggaagctacatcgaccccagaagaaatttcgacaagtaccacgaattccgaaacttcagagtccgaaacaagtgcaggaacatcaactatagcacctacttcggcctcaacaaggaaatctacctcgagagagacgacagaaacggaagctacatcgaccccagaagaaatttcgacaagtaccacgaattccgaaacttcagagtccgaaacaagtgcaggaacatccactatagcacctacttcggcctcaacaaggagatctacctcgagagagacaacagaaacggaagctacatcgaccccagaagaaatttcgacaagtaccacgaattccgaaacttcagagtccgaaacaagtgcaggaacatcaactatagcacctacttcggcctcaacaaggagatctacctcgagagagacgACAGAAACGGAACCtgcatcgaccccagaagaaatttcgacaagtaccacgaattccgaaacttcagagtccgaaacaagtgcagaaACATcaactatagcacctacttcggcctcaacaaggagatctacctcgagagagacaacagaaacggaagctacatcgaccccagaagaaatttcgacaagtaccacgaattccgaaacttcagagtccgaaacaagtgcaggaacatccactatagcacctacttcggcctcaacaaggagatctacctcgagagagacaacagaaacggaagctacatcgaccccagaagaaatttcgacaagtaccacgaattccgaaacttcagagtccgaaacaagtgcaggaacatcaactatagcacctacttcggcctcaacaaggagatctacctcgagagagacgACAGAAACGGAACCtgcatcgaccccagaagaaatttcgacaagtaccacgaattccgaaacttcagagtccgaaacaagtgcagaaACATcaactatagcacctacttcggcctcaacaagga includes:
- the LOC123320126 gene encoding ionotropic receptor 21a, which encodes MKQQWTLALLLLVSTHLKGIDSTHPLEKRALQPSRELSRNEKWKKFFIDKKFEDSTMKTSLIDLVADLSQRYLRKCTPLITYDVANENVEHPFVNDLLRKFGQPHIHGDVQGKNSSMFAYNKTCKVYILFIEDVMDSYKILGAQDKNKVIIVTKSSQWRVHEYLASRSSQKIVNLLVISKSEMVVRVGEQTPYVLYTHKLYIDAIASSRHTVLTSWRNGRYTRPDLNLFPKKMAEGFAGHRFIISLAHFPPFVIKRGIDSNENIIWDGLEVKIVKLLARTYNFTVDFVEAPEMDDLGSEDAVIKSISEGRGNLGLSGIFISNEITEKVDISNMFYQDCAAFMTLTSTALPRYRAIMGPFHWTVWLSVTFIYLFAIFPLTFSYKHTLKPLLRNPQEMENMFWYVFGTFTNAFTFSEGDSWTNSDKMATRVFIGFYWIFTIIISACYTGSIIAFVTLPVYPETIDKVSQLQRGRYQIGMLDKSGWVDRFANSSEPMVEKLMSKVDLVQTVEEGIKNTTEAFFWPYAFLGSRANLDYIIRTQFVSAKKRAALHISNECLVTYGTAITYPKNSEYVTVLNAGLDRVVQGGFVNKIESDVEWLMMRSSSGKLLEANKGKTNPLIVEDRALTLEDTQGMFLLLGIGFVLAGTCLFFEIFGGCFDVCKRNERSRRRSSIPSNPRSCTCLTPEPRVDSTRIVSTLNFYTVDMSKKIYDRSLGNGQSAESTDLSEATPRSEEVDDDLKDDLSKIDEKIDRLFDFEEYFGERNTNELNFEERYLE